One window of the Acidobacteriota bacterium genome contains the following:
- a CDS encoding DHA2 family efflux MFS transporter permease subunit — protein MLMGSMATMLAATTINVALPAIIGAFGLGQDQAQWMSTAFLASSTLAMLANAWAMATYGPRATYVFGMASFLVGSLMGAMSHTLEFLILSRALQGVSAGLLQPMSMFLIFQTFPDRLRGTAMGLFSIGVVLAPAFGPALGGVAVDLASWRLVFVATLPLAILALMMAPFLMPSGDRKRGEAKPPLDWQGLCLLAVAVVGLLSAFANGNRDGWDSDKTILRIFLSLLAGVVFILWERRHPFPALNPAIFLYRQFWSAGVIIVATGTAIYGSTYLIPLFVQLVQHYSPTAAGVMMIPAGLAMVVGFPIAGRLTDRVDPRWLLAFGILSFALSAHLLAGVTALTPYWVLVSWIMLSRVGISFCNPPANTTAVRAVPVRLLASATGGVSFMMQVGGAFGVNLLAVLLQRRMLFHGEHLAAEMNEANAEFLYQHARNAQALEASGMPPLTAFMDSFQAIGQRVAAESTVLAFRDCFFVISVWFVVVLFAIVLMPKPKLQAGA, from the coding sequence ATGCTGATGGGCTCGATGGCAACGATGCTTGCAGCCACCACCATCAATGTCGCCCTGCCCGCCATTATCGGCGCCTTCGGCCTTGGCCAGGACCAGGCGCAATGGATGTCGACGGCCTTTCTCGCCTCGTCCACGCTGGCGATGCTGGCGAATGCCTGGGCGATGGCCACGTACGGGCCGCGTGCGACCTATGTGTTCGGCATGGCTTCGTTTCTCGTCGGCTCGCTGATGGGCGCGATGAGCCACACGCTGGAATTCCTGATCCTGTCGCGGGCGCTGCAGGGCGTTTCGGCCGGTCTGTTGCAGCCGATGTCGATGTTCCTGATCTTCCAGACCTTTCCGGACCGCCTTCGCGGAACGGCTATGGGACTGTTCTCGATCGGCGTGGTGCTGGCACCGGCATTTGGGCCGGCGCTTGGCGGCGTTGCTGTAGACCTCGCAAGCTGGCGGTTGGTGTTCGTGGCGACCCTGCCGCTGGCCATACTGGCGCTCATGATGGCACCGTTCCTGATGCCATCTGGCGACCGCAAGCGAGGCGAAGCGAAACCGCCGCTTGACTGGCAAGGACTGTGCCTGCTCGCGGTGGCGGTCGTGGGACTGCTCTCGGCGTTTGCCAACGGCAACCGCGACGGCTGGGATTCAGACAAGACAATCCTGCGGATTTTCCTGTCACTGCTCGCCGGCGTGGTTTTTATCCTCTGGGAGCGGCGCCATCCTTTTCCGGCGCTCAATCCTGCGATTTTCCTTTACCGCCAGTTCTGGTCGGCGGGCGTGATCATTGTGGCGACGGGCACGGCGATCTATGGGTCGACCTACCTGATTCCGCTTTTTGTGCAGCTGGTACAGCACTATTCGCCGACGGCGGCGGGCGTGATGATGATCCCCGCCGGGCTTGCCATGGTGGTCGGATTTCCGATCGCCGGGCGGCTGACCGACCGGGTGGATCCGCGATGGCTGCTCGCGTTCGGGATCCTCAGCTTTGCGCTGTCGGCACACTTGTTGGCGGGCGTCACGGCGCTGACCCCTTATTGGGTGCTTGTGAGCTGGATCATGCTCAGCCGGGTCGGCATCAGTTTCTGCAACCCGCCAGCAAACACGACCGCGGTGCGCGCCGTGCCAGTGCGACTGCTGGCGTCGGCGACCGGCGGCGTGTCATTCATGATGCAGGTTGGCGGCGCCTTCGGCGTGAACCTTCTCGCGGTGCTGCTGCAAAGGCGGATGCTGTTCCACGGCGAGCATCTTGCGGCCGAAATGAACGAAGCCAACGCGGAATTCCTCTACCAGCATGCCCGCAATGCACAGGCGCTGGAGGCGAGCGGGATGCCGCCGCTGACGGCGTTCATGGATTCGTTCCAGGCGATCGGACAGCGGGTCGCCGCCGAATCGACCGTGCTGGCATTTCGCGACTGCTTCTTCGTGATCTCGGTCTGGTTCGTCGTTGTGCTGTTTGCCATCGTCCTGATGCCGAAACCCAAGTTGCAGGCCGGCGCGTAG